From the genome of Arthrobacter alpinus, one region includes:
- a CDS encoding DUF892 family protein, whose product MSVVALHLRVITWKFHCKLRSALSMEHDSLEMLGDMEKIAMRSDLKELFRGHDCFARRQRYGQGVQVLDRRDWPFTGSDGHR is encoded by the coding sequence ATGTCGGTTGTGGCATTGCACTTACGTGTCATCACCTGGAAATTCCATTGCAAGCTTCGCTCTGCCCTGAGCATGGAACACGATTCCCTTGAAATGCTCGGGGATATGGAAAAAATTGCGATGCGCAGCGATCTCAAGGAATTGTTTCGTGGACACGACTGCTTCGCCCGCCGCCAAAGGTATGGCCAAGGAGTTCAAGTTCTCGACCGGCGAGACTGGCCGTTCACCGGGAGCGATGGGCATCGTTAA
- a CDS encoding acetylornithine transaminase, protein MSAGTPDPTTDLAQANAAAVTGTGTSAQWLARYNDSLMGVFGSPQRVLVRGAGALVWDADGKEYLDLLGGIAVNALGHAHPFVTSVIASQLTTLGHVSNFFTSPTQIALAEKLLELSVAPAGSKVFFANSGTEANEAAFKLARAHGKAHSPAGGPARTTILALDGAFHGRTMGALAMTAKQAYREPFEPMPGGVRHIAFNDIDALREAMDGTVAALILEPIQGEAGVRPLSTEYLLAARELSKAAGALLILDEVQTGVGRTGAWFASIAAGITPDAMTLAKGLGGGFPIGAIITFGEEPSQLLSAGQHGTTFGGNPAATAAALATLHVLETQDVLANVRAVSRLLADGLQKVDGVTDVRAFGLLIGFDLAQPVAAGVVTAALDAGFIINAPRPSTIRLAPPLNLSAQQAQSFLAALPALIQTAVAAHASEGA, encoded by the coding sequence ATGAGCGCCGGAACCCCGGACCCCACCACAGACCTGGCCCAGGCCAACGCAGCCGCCGTCACCGGCACCGGCACCAGTGCCCAATGGCTGGCCCGCTACAACGACTCGCTCATGGGGGTTTTTGGCAGCCCGCAACGCGTTTTGGTGCGCGGGGCTGGCGCCCTGGTCTGGGACGCCGATGGCAAGGAATACTTGGACCTGCTGGGCGGGATCGCCGTCAACGCGCTGGGGCATGCCCACCCGTTCGTCACCTCGGTCATCGCCAGCCAGCTCACTACCCTGGGCCACGTGTCCAACTTCTTCACCAGCCCCACCCAGATCGCACTGGCGGAGAAGCTGCTGGAGCTCAGCGTCGCCCCGGCCGGATCCAAGGTGTTCTTTGCCAACTCCGGCACCGAGGCCAACGAGGCGGCGTTCAAGCTCGCCCGCGCCCACGGCAAGGCTCACAGCCCCGCCGGAGGCCCGGCCCGGACCACCATTCTGGCCCTGGACGGCGCTTTCCATGGCCGCACCATGGGTGCACTGGCCATGACCGCCAAGCAGGCGTATCGCGAACCGTTCGAGCCCATGCCCGGGGGCGTGCGGCACATCGCCTTCAACGACATTGACGCCCTGCGCGAGGCCATGGATGGGACGGTGGCCGCACTGATCCTCGAGCCCATCCAGGGCGAGGCCGGCGTCCGCCCGCTCTCCACCGAGTACCTGTTGGCGGCCCGCGAACTCAGCAAGGCCGCCGGCGCGCTACTGATCCTGGACGAAGTCCAGACAGGCGTTGGCCGAACCGGTGCCTGGTTCGCCAGTATCGCTGCCGGTATTACCCCCGACGCCATGACCCTGGCCAAGGGCCTGGGCGGCGGCTTCCCCATCGGCGCCATCATCACCTTTGGTGAGGAACCGTCGCAGTTGCTCTCCGCCGGGCAGCACGGCACCACCTTTGGCGGCAACCCTGCGGCCACGGCCGCCGCCCTGGCCACCTTGCACGTACTGGAAACCCAGGATGTGCTGGCCAATGTGCGCGCCGTCAGCCGCCTCCTGGCGGACGGCTTGCAAAAGGTCGACGGCGTCACCGACGTTCGGGCCTTTGGCCTGCTAATCGGCTTTGACCTGGCCCAGCCGGTGGCCGCCGGCGTGGTGACGGCCGCATTGGATGCCGGGTTCATCATCAACGCCCCGCGTCCGTCCACCATCCGCCTGGCACCGCCCCTGAACCTGAGTGCCCAGCAGGCACAGTCGTTCCTGGCCGCCCTGCCGGCCCTTATCCAAACGGCCGTTGCGGCCCACGCCTCCGAAGGAGCCTGA
- the argB gene encoding acetylglutamate kinase — MTSVETAQDKAGTLIEALPWIQQFANTVVVVKYGGNAMINDELRRAFAEDIVFMHHVGIKPVVVHGGGPQINAMLKRLDIKSEFKGGLRVTTPEAMDVVRMVLTGQVGRELVGLINEHGPYAVGLSGEDGALLQAERTGTVVDGLPVDLGLVGEVVGVNPGAILDLLEAGRIPVISTVAPEVGDASTVLNVNADTAAAALAVALEASRLVILTDVEGLYANWPDKSSLLSALSANQLRAMLPELEAGMIPKMGACLSAVDGGVARAAVVDGRSAHSVLLELMTFEGNGTQIFPDEEDAA; from the coding sequence ATGACTTCGGTGGAAACCGCGCAGGACAAGGCTGGAACCCTCATTGAGGCCCTGCCGTGGATTCAGCAGTTCGCCAACACTGTGGTGGTGGTGAAATATGGCGGCAACGCCATGATCAACGACGAGCTCCGACGTGCCTTCGCCGAGGACATTGTCTTCATGCACCATGTGGGCATCAAGCCGGTGGTGGTGCACGGTGGTGGTCCCCAGATCAACGCCATGCTCAAGCGCCTGGACATCAAGAGCGAGTTCAAGGGCGGCTTGCGCGTCACCACGCCGGAGGCCATGGACGTGGTCCGCATGGTCCTGACAGGGCAGGTGGGTCGCGAACTGGTGGGCCTGATCAACGAGCACGGGCCGTATGCCGTGGGTCTCTCCGGTGAGGATGGTGCCCTGTTGCAGGCTGAGCGCACCGGCACCGTTGTTGACGGGCTGCCCGTTGACCTGGGCCTAGTCGGCGAGGTGGTGGGCGTGAACCCCGGCGCAATCCTGGACCTATTGGAAGCGGGACGGATCCCGGTCATCTCCACCGTGGCCCCCGAGGTGGGGGACGCCTCCACCGTGCTGAACGTCAACGCGGACACGGCCGCAGCAGCCCTGGCTGTCGCCCTCGAGGCCTCACGCCTGGTCATCTTGACCGACGTCGAAGGCCTCTACGCCAACTGGCCGGATAAGTCCTCCCTGCTCTCGGCGTTGAGTGCCAATCAGTTGCGGGCCATGTTACCCGAGCTTGAAGCCGGCATGATTCCCAAGATGGGCGCGTGCCTGTCAGCGGTCGACGGCGGTGTGGCCCGTGCCGCCGTTGTCGACGGCCGTAGTGCCCACTCAGTTTTGCTGGAACTCATGACATTTGAAGGCAACGGAACCCAGATTTTTCCTGACGAAGAGGACGCAGCATGA
- a CDS encoding quinone oxidoreductase family protein, translating into MSEQCRAIVADAPGGPNVLRIAELPIPVAGPGELLIHVAAIGVNFIETYQRDGTYKVPFPFTPGAEAAGTVEAVGVGVSGFAVGDRVATAEGHGCYAEYAIVPAAVALHVPSAVPLDIAAALPLQGMTAHYLLNSAYHVEPGQTVLLHAGAGGVGLLLTQMLKEREARVITTVSTDEKEELSRVAGADEVLRYDGFADAVREITDGDGVDVVYDGVGKATFDGSLASLRTRGTLVLFGGASGQVPPLDLQRLNAGGSLFVTRPKLGDYLLNPQERTWRATEVFQAAATGHLTARIGATFPLADAGAAHTALQSRATTGKVILLP; encoded by the coding sequence ATGTCTGAGCAGTGCCGTGCCATCGTCGCCGACGCCCCTGGCGGTCCGAATGTGCTCAGGATTGCGGAGTTGCCCATCCCCGTCGCGGGGCCCGGCGAACTCCTTATCCATGTGGCCGCCATTGGTGTGAATTTCATCGAAACGTACCAGCGCGACGGCACCTACAAGGTTCCCTTCCCTTTCACCCCGGGGGCTGAGGCGGCCGGAACAGTGGAAGCAGTGGGCGTCGGGGTGTCCGGCTTTGCCGTAGGCGATCGAGTTGCCACGGCCGAGGGGCACGGCTGCTACGCCGAATACGCCATTGTGCCGGCGGCCGTGGCACTGCATGTGCCGTCGGCGGTACCACTGGATATTGCCGCCGCACTACCGCTGCAGGGCATGACGGCTCACTACCTGTTGAATTCGGCGTACCATGTGGAGCCCGGCCAAACCGTGCTGCTGCACGCCGGCGCCGGCGGGGTGGGTCTGCTGCTGACCCAGATGCTCAAGGAGCGCGAAGCCCGGGTCATCACCACCGTTTCCACGGACGAGAAAGAGGAGCTCTCGCGCGTGGCAGGCGCTGACGAGGTACTGCGCTACGACGGTTTCGCCGATGCGGTGCGTGAAATCACCGACGGCGACGGCGTGGATGTGGTGTACGACGGCGTTGGGAAAGCCACCTTCGACGGTTCCCTTGCGTCCTTGCGCACCCGCGGCACTTTGGTGCTTTTTGGTGGTGCTTCCGGCCAGGTGCCACCTCTTGATTTGCAGCGCCTGAACGCCGGCGGATCCTTGTTCGTCACCCGGCCCAAGCTCGGCGACTACCTGCTCAACCCACAGGAACGGACGTGGCGCGCAACTGAGGTGTTCCAGGCCGCTGCCACCGGCCACCTGACAGCCAGAATCGGCGCCACGTTCCCACTGGCTGACGCAGGAGCCGCGCACACGGCGCTGCAGTCACGGGCCACCACCGGAAAGGTCATTTTGCTGCCCTAA
- a CDS encoding alpha/beta fold hydrolase encodes MHPHRVHGPALMAVTTTSREEVDWTTEGMERIYPEAWHEFSVASGAIARERPVEAYARRLAAEAWDRWESWHVSLLSPELRGEYIAEERRRMTFALLVTHYWSNEGFLSNGQEILGRIHELDRIPGHLIHGRRDVSGPAVTPWKLHQRWCGSKLTIVEDEGHAGSQSLQALVAAAQEIRAGLQDCYLPGPLPRPRRQVFPSSPERSWNGTTRKQKTYPL; translated from the coding sequence ATGCATCCGCACCGTGTGCACGGCCCTGCCCTGATGGCAGTCACCACCACCTCAAGGGAGGAGGTTGACTGGACCACCGAGGGCATGGAGCGCATCTACCCCGAAGCGTGGCACGAATTCTCCGTGGCCTCGGGCGCCATCGCCAGGGAGCGGCCAGTGGAGGCCTACGCCCGCCGGCTGGCGGCGGAGGCGTGGGACCGCTGGGAGTCCTGGCACGTCTCGCTCCTTTCCCCGGAATTGCGGGGTGAATACATCGCCGAGGAGAGGCGCCGCATGACGTTCGCCCTGCTGGTGACCCACTACTGGTCCAACGAGGGTTTTCTGAGCAACGGCCAGGAAATTCTGGGGCGGATCCACGAACTGGACCGGATTCCCGGCCACCTCATCCATGGCCGTCGCGACGTCAGCGGACCCGCCGTCACGCCATGGAAGTTGCACCAACGGTGGTGCGGCAGCAAGCTCACCATCGTCGAGGATGAAGGGCACGCCGGTTCCCAGTCATTGCAGGCCCTGGTCGCAGCCGCGCAGGAGATCAGAGCCGGGCTCCAGGATTGTTATCTTCCCGGGCCGCTGCCTCGCCCTCGACGACAGGTTTTCCCATCGTCCCCAGAACGGTCATGGAACGGCACTACCCGCAAACAAAAAACCTATCCGCTATAG
- the argJ gene encoding bifunctional glutamate N-acetyltransferase/amino-acid acetyltransferase ArgJ codes for MSVTSAQGFRAAGVTAGLKTSGKPDFALVVNDGPQHSAAAVFTSNRVAAAPVHWSRQVLGDGRVDAVVLNSGGANACTGPEGFQNTHTTADKVADVLGLSAGDVAVCSTGLIGEQLPMEKILPGVEAAAGALTDDGGTAAATAIMTTDSVSKEASWTSAPDRDGASYTIGGMAKGAGMLAPGLATMLVVITTDAVVEAEGLDAALRDAVKVTFNRADSDGCMSTNDTVLLLGSGASTVFPDMDEFTAGLTEVCATLARALIADAEGANHDIAISTVNADSERDAEIVSRAVARSNLFKCAIFGNDPNWGRVLSAVGTTDAVFDPNEINVSINGVQICRKGGIGDSRELVDLSGREVTVEIDLRAGDASATIWTNDLTHAYVEENSAYSS; via the coding sequence ATGAGCGTGACATCTGCCCAAGGATTCCGCGCCGCCGGAGTCACCGCCGGCCTGAAAACATCAGGCAAGCCCGACTTCGCGCTGGTCGTCAACGACGGCCCGCAGCATAGCGCGGCCGCCGTGTTCACCTCGAACCGGGTAGCCGCGGCGCCCGTGCACTGGTCACGGCAGGTGCTCGGCGATGGCCGGGTTGACGCCGTGGTGCTGAATTCCGGCGGCGCCAATGCCTGCACGGGACCCGAAGGCTTCCAAAACACGCACACCACTGCCGATAAGGTGGCCGATGTCCTGGGACTTTCCGCCGGCGACGTTGCCGTCTGCTCCACTGGTCTCATCGGTGAGCAACTTCCCATGGAGAAAATCCTGCCCGGTGTCGAGGCCGCCGCGGGTGCATTGACGGACGACGGCGGTACTGCCGCGGCCACCGCCATCATGACCACGGACAGCGTATCCAAGGAGGCCTCGTGGACATCGGCACCGGACCGCGACGGCGCCAGCTACACGATCGGAGGCATGGCCAAGGGTGCCGGCATGCTGGCGCCGGGGCTGGCCACCATGCTGGTGGTCATCACCACCGACGCCGTGGTGGAAGCCGAGGGGCTGGATGCCGCCCTGCGCGACGCCGTCAAGGTCACCTTCAACCGGGCCGATTCGGACGGTTGCATGTCAACCAATGACACCGTATTGCTGCTGGGCTCCGGCGCCTCCACGGTATTCCCGGACATGGACGAATTTACGGCGGGCCTTACCGAGGTTTGCGCCACACTGGCCAGGGCCCTGATTGCCGACGCCGAGGGCGCCAACCACGACATCGCCATCAGCACGGTGAACGCCGACAGCGAGCGGGACGCCGAGATCGTCTCCCGCGCGGTGGCCCGCTCCAACCTGTTCAAGTGCGCAATCTTCGGCAACGACCCCAACTGGGGACGCGTCCTCTCCGCCGTGGGCACCACCGACGCCGTCTTCGATCCCAACGAGATCAACGTGAGCATCAATGGCGTGCAGATCTGCCGCAAGGGCGGTATCGGCGATTCCCGCGAACTCGTGGACTTGAGCGGGCGCGAGGTCACAGTTGAGATCGACCTGCGCGCCGGCGACGCTTCCGCCACCATCTGGACCAACGACCTCACCCACGCGTACGTCGAAGAAAATAGCGCCTACTCCTCGTAG
- a CDS encoding arginine repressor encodes MAKVSVSAGMPATKTARQARLQAILNSRAVRSQAELAALLANEGLVVGQATLSRDLVELRAVRVRGKDGGLVYALPKEGGERSVHAASSQELLDTRLIRLCGELLVTAEGSANIAVLRTPPGAANFLALAIDHSVMPAILGTLAGDDTVMVITREPLGGAEVAERFLQFADESSAGA; translated from the coding sequence ATGGCCAAGGTATCAGTTTCGGCGGGCATGCCGGCCACCAAGACGGCGCGGCAGGCTCGTCTGCAGGCAATCCTGAACAGCCGGGCGGTCCGCTCGCAGGCCGAACTTGCCGCATTGCTGGCCAACGAAGGCCTGGTGGTGGGCCAGGCAACGCTTTCGCGCGACCTGGTCGAATTGCGGGCCGTGCGCGTCCGAGGCAAGGATGGTGGGCTGGTCTATGCCCTGCCCAAGGAAGGCGGCGAACGCAGCGTCCACGCAGCCTCCTCGCAGGAACTGCTGGACACCCGGTTGATCCGGCTGTGTGGGGAACTCCTTGTGACGGCCGAAGGTTCGGCGAATATTGCCGTGCTGCGCACCCCGCCCGGGGCTGCGAACTTCCTGGCATTGGCCATTGACCATTCTGTCATGCCCGCGATCCTGGGGACCCTTGCCGGAGATGACACCGTCATGGTCATTACCCGGGAGCCTTTGGGCGGTGCGGAAGTGGCCGAGCGCTTCCTACAATTCGCTGATGAATCAAGCGCCGGGGCGTAG
- a CDS encoding MBL fold metallo-hydrolase, with the protein MKKLPNGAFALEHSRGANGYVLPLRDGYAVVDPGMKAGAQSVIAELTAAGILESVHHILLTHYDLDHAGAALALAEETGAQLWIGRADADILAGRQPAGTFSRSITSSIGRPKLPDTVHFLGESPGFPADITALGTPGHTPGHYAFRWADSVFCGDAVRVRKDGTLKQFPRLLITDKVAALASTLVLESLDVGWICPGHGNVTARHRMSQKPRTRP; encoded by the coding sequence ATGAAGAAACTACCCAACGGCGCTTTCGCCTTGGAACATTCACGCGGAGCCAACGGCTATGTGCTGCCGCTCCGCGACGGATATGCCGTGGTCGATCCTGGTATGAAAGCCGGGGCACAGTCGGTCATTGCCGAGCTGACTGCGGCAGGCATTTTGGAGTCGGTGCACCACATCCTGCTCACCCACTACGACCTCGATCACGCAGGTGCCGCCCTTGCCCTGGCCGAGGAGACTGGGGCGCAGCTGTGGATCGGACGGGCCGACGCCGACATCCTGGCTGGGCGCCAGCCAGCCGGCACGTTCTCGCGAAGCATTACGTCCTCGATCGGCCGGCCCAAGCTGCCGGACACTGTTCACTTCCTGGGTGAGTCGCCCGGCTTCCCGGCAGATATCACGGCCCTTGGGACACCAGGGCACACCCCCGGGCATTACGCGTTTAGGTGGGCTGACTCCGTCTTCTGCGGAGACGCCGTCAGGGTGCGAAAGGATGGCACGCTCAAACAGTTCCCGCGGCTGCTGATCACTGACAAAGTTGCGGCTCTAGCCTCAACTTTGGTCTTGGAGTCCTTGGATGTGGGGTGGATCTGTCCCGGCCACGGCAACGTCACCGCGCGTCACCGGATGAGCCAAAAACCTCGAACCCGTCCTTGA
- a CDS encoding DUF2945 domain-containing protein yields MANTFSVGDHVQWNSEAGMVKGKITKVHTSDFQFKGHTRHCSKDEPQYEIKSDKTDHVAMHKGSALHKL; encoded by the coding sequence ATGGCCAATACATTTTCCGTTGGGGATCATGTGCAATGGAATTCCGAGGCTGGAATGGTGAAGGGGAAGATCACTAAGGTGCACACCAGTGACTTTCAGTTCAAAGGACACACCCGGCACTGCAGCAAGGATGAACCGCAGTACGAAATCAAAAGCGACAAAACTGACCACGTCGCCATGCACAAGGGATCAGCTCTCCACAAGCTCTGA
- the argF gene encoding ornithine carbamoyltransferase yields MTRHFLVDTDLSPTEQAEVLALAVKLKKAPYSKSTFASDGAGRKTVAVIFDKTSTRTRVSFATGVADLGGNPLIINPGESQIGHKESVADTAKVLERMVSAIVWRTYSQAGLQEMAANSKVPVINALSDDYHPCQLLADLLTIQEHKGTLAGLTMTYMGDAANNMANSYLLAGATAGMHVRITGPAGYLPAASVVARAQERAQLTGGSVLVTSDAAAAARGADVLVTDTWVSMGQEQEKAQRLETFRDFALDEAALALADPAAVVLHCLPAYRGYEIAAAVIDGPQSVVWDEAENRLHAQKALMVWLVEKSDAEAAAGSTSGAASLGTGA; encoded by the coding sequence ATGACCCGGCATTTCCTAGTTGACACCGATCTGAGCCCCACCGAGCAGGCCGAAGTTCTCGCCTTGGCTGTCAAGCTGAAGAAGGCGCCGTACTCGAAAAGCACCTTTGCCAGCGACGGAGCTGGGCGCAAGACGGTGGCGGTCATCTTTGACAAGACCTCCACCCGGACCCGTGTTTCCTTCGCAACAGGCGTTGCCGATCTGGGCGGAAATCCGCTGATCATCAACCCGGGTGAGTCCCAGATCGGCCACAAGGAATCAGTGGCGGACACGGCCAAGGTCCTTGAGCGCATGGTCTCCGCCATCGTCTGGCGAACATACAGCCAGGCCGGCCTTCAGGAGATGGCCGCCAATTCCAAGGTTCCAGTCATCAACGCCCTCTCCGATGACTACCACCCCTGCCAGTTGCTCGCGGACCTGTTGACCATCCAAGAACACAAGGGCACATTGGCTGGTCTGACCATGACGTATATGGGGGACGCTGCCAACAACATGGCCAACTCCTATCTGCTGGCCGGTGCCACTGCCGGCATGCACGTGCGCATCACGGGACCTGCGGGTTATCTGCCGGCCGCCTCCGTGGTGGCCCGAGCGCAGGAACGGGCGCAGCTCACAGGTGGTTCCGTGCTGGTCACCAGTGACGCAGCCGCGGCCGCACGGGGTGCCGACGTCCTTGTCACCGACACCTGGGTGTCCATGGGTCAGGAGCAGGAAAAAGCGCAGCGGCTGGAGACTTTCAGGGACTTCGCGCTCGACGAGGCCGCCCTGGCCCTTGCGGACCCGGCCGCCGTCGTGCTTCACTGTCTGCCCGCCTACCGCGGCTATGAGATTGCGGCAGCGGTCATCGACGGACCGCAGTCGGTGGTCTGGGACGAGGCCGAGAACCGCCTGCACGCCCAAAAGGCGCTCATGGTGTGGCTGGTTGAGAAGTCCGACGCCGAGGCTGCCGCCGGCTCAACCTCCGGCGCCGCCAGCCTTGGGACCGGCGCGTAA
- the argC gene encoding N-acetyl-gamma-glutamyl-phosphate reductase — MTISVAVSGASGYAGGEVLRLLASHPDVSIGAITAHSNAGARLGSLAPHLHALADRVLVDTTVENLAGHDVVFLALPHGASAAIAGQLPVDTLVIDAGADHRLEDSAAWEKFYGSPHAGTWPYGLPELPGARATLAGAKRIAVPGCYPTSSLLALIPGFSAGALLPDDVVIVAASGTSGAGKAAKVNLIGSEVIGSMSPYGVGGGHRHTPEIQQGLSNASGLDVRVSFTPTLAPMSRGILTTATAKVAPKIAALPDPEAALRQIWADAYANEQFVHVLPEGHWPLTKSVQGSNYSALQIAYDANVNRVIVCCAIDNLTKGTAGGAVQSMNIALGLAEDAGLSFQGVAP, encoded by the coding sequence ATGACAATTTCTGTAGCCGTCTCAGGAGCCAGCGGATACGCCGGGGGAGAGGTGCTGCGCCTACTCGCCAGCCACCCTGATGTGAGCATCGGCGCCATCACTGCCCACAGCAACGCCGGGGCCCGGCTGGGCTCGCTGGCACCCCATCTGCACGCCCTGGCCGATCGCGTCCTGGTGGACACCACGGTGGAAAACCTGGCCGGGCATGACGTGGTGTTCCTGGCCCTGCCGCATGGCGCCTCTGCCGCCATCGCCGGCCAGCTCCCAGTTGACACCTTGGTGATCGACGCCGGAGCCGACCACCGACTAGAAGACTCCGCCGCGTGGGAAAAGTTCTACGGCTCCCCCCACGCAGGCACCTGGCCGTACGGGCTGCCCGAGCTACCCGGTGCCCGCGCCACGCTGGCTGGTGCCAAGCGCATCGCCGTCCCCGGCTGCTACCCGACCAGTTCGCTGCTGGCCCTGATACCCGGCTTCAGCGCCGGCGCCTTACTTCCCGACGACGTCGTGATCGTCGCAGCCTCCGGCACCTCCGGCGCGGGGAAGGCTGCCAAAGTCAACCTGATCGGCTCCGAGGTCATCGGCTCCATGAGCCCCTACGGCGTAGGTGGCGGGCACCGCCACACCCCCGAAATTCAGCAGGGCCTCTCCAACGCCTCCGGCCTGGACGTGCGGGTCTCCTTCACCCCAACCCTGGCGCCCATGAGTCGCGGCATCCTCACCACCGCCACGGCCAAGGTGGCCCCGAAAATCGCAGCCCTGCCCGATCCTGAAGCGGCACTGCGGCAGATCTGGGCCGACGCGTACGCCAATGAACAGTTTGTGCATGTGCTGCCCGAGGGCCACTGGCCTTTGACCAAGTCCGTGCAGGGATCCAACTACTCAGCCCTGCAGATCGCCTACGACGCCAACGTGAACCGGGTGATCGTCTGCTGTGCCATCGACAACCTCACCAAGGGGACCGCAGGCGGGGCCGTACAGTCCATGAACATTGCCCTCGGCCTGGCGGAAGACGCCGGCCTTTCCTTCCAAGGAGTAGCACCATGA
- a CDS encoding class F sortase, whose translation MVTTSSRRGRLTASAAAAVLLTSLTFGVAGCGSATAPSSESTTPAAQSAGSVPAATSPPTQVPPSAIPSTPAPVGKVAEPQIEGEILPASAPVTLSIPDIGVTTTLITLAKDAKGEAEVPPGEAGSPAGWYKFSPTPGELGPSVILGHVNTTTIAEGVFYRLHELKEGEQFSVTRADGTVAVFAVDRSEVFRKDAFPTLAVYGNTNRAEIRLITCGGYEPSTGEFTENTVVYGHLLSSHTG comes from the coding sequence ATGGTAACCACCAGCAGCCGTCGCGGGCGCCTCACGGCGTCCGCGGCGGCGGCGGTGCTCCTGACATCCCTCACCTTTGGTGTTGCCGGATGCGGGTCGGCAACCGCCCCCAGTTCTGAAAGCACGACGCCGGCAGCACAGTCAGCGGGCAGCGTGCCTGCCGCGACGTCCCCACCAACGCAAGTCCCGCCGTCGGCCATTCCCTCGACCCCCGCACCGGTGGGCAAGGTAGCCGAGCCGCAGATTGAAGGAGAGATCCTGCCGGCCTCGGCGCCCGTGACATTGTCCATCCCGGACATTGGTGTCACCACCACCTTGATCACCCTGGCCAAGGATGCCAAGGGAGAGGCCGAGGTTCCGCCGGGCGAAGCCGGCTCCCCCGCCGGCTGGTACAAGTTTTCGCCCACCCCCGGTGAGTTGGGCCCCTCGGTCATTTTGGGGCATGTGAACACCACCACCATTGCCGAAGGCGTATTTTACCGGCTCCATGAGCTCAAGGAGGGCGAACAGTTCTCCGTGACCAGGGCGGATGGGACGGTGGCCGTCTTTGCCGTGGACCGAAGTGAGGTATTCAGAAAGGACGCCTTTCCCACATTGGCTGTCTATGGCAATACCAATCGAGCCGAGATCCGGCTTATCACCTGCGGCGGCTATGAGCCGAGCACAGGGGAATTCACCGAAAACACAGTGGTCTACGGACACCTTCTGTCCAGCCACACCGGTTAG